The genomic interval AGACCAAGGGCTTCGCTCTGGAGGCCACGCACCTCACCAACCCGGACAAACTGTGCACCTTGCTCGCGCTCATGGCCTTCGCCGTGGCGCTGACGGTGAAAACCGGTGTCGCCATGGCGCGCCTGCATCCCATTCCGGTCAAGAAACACGGCCGCCGCGCGTGGTCGCTGTTCGCTCTCGGCCTCTACACGCTCCGCAAAATCTTCCTCGCCGCAAGTCACGCGCAAATAATCGAATTCCTCCGCCAACTCTTCTCCTCAAAACTCCCCATCAAGCCCTTGCTTTCCTTGGCGTTCCGATAGGGAGTCGAGTACGATGGATCCGCAGACTCTTTTCCTTGCACACCGGATAATACGAAAATCGTGTAGCTATATACAATCAAACCAAAGAATGGGTAACCGCCGTAACCGCGAACGCGGATTCAACTCCGAAATGCATAAAATTAACCATTAAATCGGCGGTAATTTGGCGGCGGAAAAGACCTCATTTGGTGACTTGAAGTCGAGAGTTTTTCGTGGTCGTGAGTTGAGAAGATTTTGAACGCGCTCGACCTCTTCGGACGAGACTGTAGCAAAGCTGGTTCCTTTCGGGAAGTACTGGCGAACGAGGCCGTTGGTGTTCTCATTCAAGCCGCGCTCCCACGCATGATAGGGCTTGGCAAAATAGAATCCGGCATCCAGTTGCTTGGCGACGCGTTGATGTCCGGCGAACTCCTTGCCGTTATCGGAAGTGATCGTGTGGACGAGCCTTTGATGCGGCTGCATTTTTGTGACGATGGCTGCACTGGTTTTTTCTGCCGTCGCGGCATCGAGTTTCTTCAGCAGCGTGTAGCGCGAGACTCTTTCGACCAGGCTGAGAATAGCGCCTTTGTGTTCGGCGCCGACAATCGTATCGGCTTCCCAATCGCCGATACGTGACCGTTGTTCGACAATCGCCGGACGCTTGTCAATGTCGATGCGGCAAGGGATTAAACCACGTCCGGCTG from Burkholderiales bacterium carries:
- a CDS encoding IS30 family transposase, whose amino-acid sequence is MGKHLTYEQRCQLHALDRQDLTQEAIADKIGSNQSVVSRELRRNRGLRGYRFKQAQMKADERRIAASAPPRKMTPDVIAVIEAKLCEEQWSPEQISGWMAATQKISVSHERIYQHIWADKREGGKLYKQLRRTGKNYNKRKGKTAGRGLIPCRIDIDKRPAIVEQRSRIGDWEADTIVGAEHKGAILSLVERVSRYTLLKKLDAATAEKTSAAIVTKMQPHQRLVHTITSDNGKEFAGHQRVAKQLDAGFYFAKPYHAWERGLNENTNGLVRQYFPKGTSFATVSSEEVERVQNLLNSRPRKTLDFKSPNEVFSAAKLPPI